Proteins from a genomic interval of Microcoleus sp. AS-A8:
- a CDS encoding PAAR domain-containing protein → MSRPAARITDTVAHPFPPALTGSPGSLNVFIGGLPAWRGIPLAGAAALQSAKQAADMAIRTAEAATLAAAGTPGAPGAKTAEETTKATTAATMSSAIKGSAGGADIHLCTTPLPLPPHGPGVVIDGSATVLINNLPACRMGDTIVEAVGPPNKIVQGCPTVLIGG, encoded by the coding sequence ATGAGCAGACCCGCTGCTAGAATTACCGATACGGTCGCGCATCCGTTTCCCCCCGCTTTGACTGGAAGTCCCGGTAGCCTCAATGTGTTCATTGGTGGTTTACCTGCATGGCGGGGTATACCCCTAGCAGGAGCAGCCGCATTGCAATCGGCTAAGCAAGCGGCTGACATGGCTATCCGAACGGCTGAGGCAGCTACACTTGCTGCTGCGGGTACGCCAGGTGCTCCTGGGGCGAAGACGGCGGAGGAAACCACGAAGGCGACGACGGCGGCAACGATGAGCAGCGCCATTAAGGGTAGTGCAGGTGGTGCAGATATTCATCTATGTACTACACCTTTGCCCCTTCCGCCCCATGGGCCTGGTGTGGTTATTGATGGCAGCGCCACTGTTTTAATTAACAATCTCCCAGCCTGTCGTATGGGTGACACCATTGTGGAAGCTGTTGGCCCACCCAATAAAATTGTTCAGGGCTGTCCCACTGTTCTGATTGGTGGGTAG
- a CDS encoding VgrG-related protein, translated as MHYVAKPNLEIDGKEASDDLMEDILQISVEESLHLPGMFTIVIQNAYSPGRKEDKPWKHQDLFAIGKPIKIGFSSSTTASHEFEQEEKGYVLEGEITAMETHFTSGSQAPVIIRGYDVSHRLNRGRHNRSFQNMKDSDIVNKIAGEVGIPTGTIDDTSGPYGYGDINGANGYVFQNNQTNLQFLRQRAAHNGFELFIQNGKLNFRKPKVDQSLQLKWLTELHSFSVRVSSAQQVSEVEVRGWDYDRKQPIVETANREKVWTQTENGKGSQTSRSFKGQPPTPKMIVVDQPVFSNDEAKTIAQTLCDELGGEFVHADAKAEGNPEIRPGKVVELRDMGKYSGKYYVTETRHFFHERVYTTEFSVRGLRGGNLLSMLSPQTPRQAGQTPLVGIVTDNQDPKKWGRVRVKFPTLTEEHASYWARVVGTGAGSNRGFDCLPEINDEVLVAFEHGDIHRPYVIGGVWNGTDAPPERVDNSVVGGKVRLRTFKTRTGHKLQFVDEDKGASKKGVYIDTVYGHQVRLNDTEKFAEIKTRDGHYVRLDDQSKKIEIKTSLGGLASITMSSPTGEINIKAGTRLTIDAAQIDITATTIVNVRGAIIKLN; from the coding sequence ATGCATTATGTAGCCAAACCGAATTTAGAGATCGATGGCAAGGAAGCCTCTGATGACTTAATGGAGGACATTTTGCAAATCTCTGTTGAAGAGAGCCTCCACCTCCCAGGAATGTTTACGATCGTTATCCAAAATGCTTATTCTCCAGGAAGGAAAGAAGATAAGCCGTGGAAGCATCAAGACTTGTTTGCCATTGGCAAGCCGATCAAGATTGGTTTCTCTTCCAGCACCACAGCATCCCATGAGTTTGAGCAGGAGGAAAAAGGCTACGTTCTAGAAGGGGAAATTACAGCGATGGAAACCCACTTCACCAGTGGCTCCCAGGCTCCCGTCATTATTCGCGGGTACGATGTCTCCCATCGCCTCAACCGGGGACGCCACAACCGCTCTTTCCAAAACATGAAAGATAGTGACATTGTCAATAAAATTGCTGGGGAAGTAGGAATCCCAACGGGCACAATTGACGACACGAGTGGACCTTATGGCTACGGTGATATCAATGGTGCCAATGGCTACGTTTTTCAGAACAATCAAACCAATCTGCAATTCCTTCGGCAACGGGCGGCTCACAATGGCTTTGAGTTGTTTATTCAGAATGGCAAGCTGAACTTCCGTAAACCCAAAGTAGATCAGTCCTTGCAACTGAAGTGGTTAACAGAGTTACATAGTTTCAGTGTCCGTGTCAGTAGCGCCCAACAGGTGAGCGAGGTTGAAGTCAGGGGTTGGGACTATGACAGGAAACAGCCCATTGTGGAAACGGCAAATAGAGAAAAGGTATGGACCCAGACAGAGAATGGCAAAGGTAGTCAGACGAGTAGGAGCTTCAAAGGTCAACCTCCCACACCTAAAATGATTGTCGTGGATCAGCCCGTCTTCAGTAACGATGAGGCGAAGACAATTGCTCAAACGCTGTGTGACGAGTTAGGCGGAGAGTTTGTCCATGCAGATGCTAAGGCTGAGGGTAACCCAGAAATCCGACCGGGAAAGGTGGTGGAACTCAGAGATATGGGCAAGTATAGCGGCAAGTACTATGTCACAGAAACCCGTCACTTTTTTCACGAGCGAGTTTACACCACCGAGTTTAGTGTGCGGGGCTTGCGAGGGGGAAACCTCCTATCAATGTTGTCACCCCAAACTCCCCGCCAAGCTGGACAAACTCCCTTAGTTGGCATTGTTACCGATAACCAAGATCCGAAGAAGTGGGGTCGAGTTAGAGTCAAGTTTCCCACTCTGACTGAAGAACACGCTAGTTACTGGGCGCGAGTTGTGGGAACAGGCGCAGGATCTAACCGGGGGTTTGACTGCCTGCCGGAAATTAACGATGAGGTACTCGTTGCCTTTGAGCATGGTGACATTCATCGCCCTTACGTCATTGGTGGAGTTTGGAATGGCACAGATGCCCCACCGGAGCGGGTAGATAATAGCGTTGTGGGTGGCAAGGTGCGTCTACGAACCTTTAAAACTCGAACCGGTCATAAACTCCAGTTTGTGGATGAGGATAAAGGTGCAAGTAAGAAAGGGGTTTATATCGATACCGTCTACGGTCATCAAGTCCGCTTAAATGACACTGAAAAATTTGCAGAAATCAAAACAAGAGATGGTCATTATGTACGCTTAGATGATCAGAGCAAAAAGATTGAAATCAAAACGAGTCTAGGAGGTTTAGCCTCGATTACCATGAGTAGCCCAACGGGTGAAATCAATATCAAAGCAGGTACCCGACTCACCATCGACGCCGCGCAAATCGATATTACAGCCACAACCATCGTCAATGTTAGAGGTGCCATCATTAAACTCAATTAG